The Candidatus Neomarinimicrobiota bacterium DNA segment GGAGCGATTCTTGGAGAACCCCTACTGGCAGTACTTTGCCGGCTTTGAGTATTTCCAACATGAACTACCGTTAGATCCTACCAGCCTGGTCAAATGGCGGCAACGAATTGGGCCCGAAGGGATAGAGAAGGTATTCTACCAGACATTGAAGACAGCTCAGCAATTAGGCTTATTGAAGCGTTCCCATTTGAACAAAGTGAATATTGACACCACGGTTCAGGAGAAGGCCATTGCTTTTCCCACAGACGCTCGCCTCTATCATAAGACGCGTGAACCCATTAGTAAAGGAAGCAAAGTCTCGTGGCATCCAGCTTCGACAGAGCTGTGTCCGATTGGGAAAGGAAGCGCTGGTCAATCAGAACCGTTATGCTCACGCAAAGCAATATAAACGTGCCAGAAGGGAGACCAGAAAGCTAAAGACATATTTAGGACGTGTAAACGCGAGATATCCATCGGAAGGCAGGTGAGACAGATCCTGGGTTATCAGATCTACTCCTGTTAAGTGAACGTTTGTTGGTACAGGAGAGGACCAGCAAGAATAAGCTTTAGAGCATCCACGAACCTCATGTGGAATGTATTTCAAAAGGAAAAGCTCATCCGCCAGCTGGCGGAGTATGAGTTTGGGTGTAAGGTGAGTGTAGCCACCAGTTCCAGGGATAACTGGGTGGTTGGTATCCAAGCTCTCCATAACAATCCTTATGATGGTCATACGTTGGTAACGGTTCTGGATCAGATCAGACGGCTCATCGGGTGGAAGCCAAAAGACGCTTACTGTGATCGGGGCTATCGCGGTCATCAGTATCAAGGCGAAACCGCCATTCATCTTGTGGGTCAAGGACGAAAAAAACTCTCCCGTTGGGAACGGAAGTGGCGACGACGGCGCAGCGCCGTGGAGCCCAAAATAAGCCATATCAAGTACGATAACCGAATGGACCGGAACTATTTGTCCAAAGGATCCTATGGAAAAGGCAAGGAAGGGGACAGAATCAATGCCTTATTAGCCGGCAGCGGGGCTAATCCGCCAGCTGGCGGACTGCTGATAGCTTTCTCTTTGTCCCTTTTTACTCTGGTGAGAAACTGGAAGAATTTGTTCAAATCTGGTCGGGAGAAGTGGAATCAACAACAAGCAAAGTTCAATTTTGCTATGTAACCCACTTTTTCAGGGACGACTAAATAGAATGATCTCAGCTATATTATTTGTGATTATCATGAGCAGTATCGTTTGCTCTCAGGAGCCATACGGTGACCCGATCTGGAAAAAACGAGGGATCATGGATGGGAATC contains these protein-coding regions:
- a CDS encoding transposase produces the protein MENSGRPGKPIRLMVALHNLKHTFDESDESVMERFLENPYWQYFAGFEYFQHELPLDPTSLVKWRQRIGPEGIEKVFYQTLKTAQQLGLLKRSHLNKVNIDTTVQEKAIAFPTDARLYHKTREPISKGSKVSWHPASTELCPIGKGSAGQSEPLCSRKAI
- a CDS encoding transposase translates to MWNVFQKEKLIRQLAEYEFGCKVSVATSSRDNWVVGIQALHNNPYDGHTLVTVLDQIRRLIGWKPKDAYCDRGYRGHQYQGETAIHLVGQGRKKLSRWERKWRRRRSAVEPKISHIKYDNRMDRNYLSKGSYGKGKEGDRINALLAGSGANPPAGGLLIAFSLSLFTLVRNWKNLFKSGREKWNQQQAKFNFAM